The Phyllopteryx taeniolatus isolate TA_2022b chromosome 14, UOR_Ptae_1.2, whole genome shotgun sequence genome has a window encoding:
- the tm6sf2a gene encoding transmembrane 6 superfamily member 2 isoform X2 gives MDYWPLLILGIGVAVLGSVLLLHHLLTVRHKKTVDPLFYVFAEFSFTCLVGLTNALEQDGFISGFMGFYIKMGEPHLRTAYAVMMSYWEGVVHFFLFLIIIHRIFRGKSYRSLALLWVGSSIAHQLVHIPGVVVGKHGSNIRPAFWRNIPFFLAPFWAAFILFNRPRQMPIITADKITTQQKKSLLSRPLDLQLTVLLLGAVAFSVFRGFVVLDCPLDLCFKYIYQFEPYLKDPVGFPRVMMLVYLFYAVPLLTVVIYGLIRPGCSWMLDWTLFLAGATAQAQWCHIGASLHSRTPFTYRVPTDKLWTVITFNVLLAVVPTLLALHCHNSPAYFMKPVPKGQSNSNKKKN, from the exons ATGGACTACTG GCCTTTGCTCATCCTGGGAATTGGAGTAGCTGTCTTGGGATCCGTTCTTCTTCTACACCACCTCCTAACTGTGCGACATAAAAAGACGGTGGATCCTTTATTTTACG TGTTTGCTGAGTTTTCCTTCACTTGTCTGGTGGGCCTGACTAATGCACTGGAGCAGGATGGCTTCATATCTGGCTTCATGGGCTTCTACATCAAGATG GGTGAGCCTCATCTGAGGACTGCGTATGCCGTGATGATGTCATACTGGGAAGGCGTTGTTCACTTTTTTCTCTTCTTAATCATCATCCACCGCATATTCAGAGG GAAGTCCTACCGCAGCCTGGCACTGCTTTGGGTGGGATCCTCCATCGCGCATCAACTTGTTCACATCCCTGGAGTGGTTGTAG gtaAACATGGATCCAATATCCGTCCAGCTTTTTGGAGGAACATTCCCTTCTTTTTAGCACCTTTCTGGGCAGCTTTCATCCTTTTTAACAGGCCCAGACAGATGCCAATCATCACGGCAGACaag ATCACAACCCAACAAAAGAAAAGTCTACTATCTCGTCCTCTTGACCTGCAGCTCACAGTGTTGCTACTCGGAGCTGTGGCCTTCTCTGTTTTTCGAGGCTTT GTGGTGCTGGATTGTCCTCTAGATTTGTGcttcaaatacatttatcagtttgagccATACCTCAAAGATCCTGTGGGCTTCCCCAGAGTCATG ATGCTGGTTTATTTGTTCTACGCTGTGCCCCTGCTGACAGTCGTCATCTATGGTCTTATAAGACCAGGCTGCAGCTGGATGCTGGACTGGACTCTCTTCCTTGCTGGTGCCACCGCCCAG GCCCAGTGGTGCCACATCGGAGCATCTCTACACTCCCGCACCCCCTTCACATACAGAGTCCCAACAGACAAATTGTGGACTGTTATCACCTTCAACGTGCTGCTTGCTGTTGTGCCTACTCTGCTGGCTCTCCACTGCCACAACAGTCCCGCTTATTTCATGAAACCTGTTCCCAAAGGACAGAGCAATAGCAACAAGAAGAAAAACTAG
- the tm6sf2a gene encoding transmembrane 6 superfamily member 2 isoform X1, translating to MRLPEEVCVLGLSLLAPAVLYTMNNVPALQEPLLILGIGVAVLGSVLLLHHLLTVRHKKTVDPLFYVFAEFSFTCLVGLTNALEQDGFISGFMGFYIKMGEPHLRTAYAVMMSYWEGVVHFFLFLIIIHRIFRGKSYRSLALLWVGSSIAHQLVHIPGVVVGKHGSNIRPAFWRNIPFFLAPFWAAFILFNRPRQMPIITADKITTQQKKSLLSRPLDLQLTVLLLGAVAFSVFRGFVVLDCPLDLCFKYIYQFEPYLKDPVGFPRVMMLVYLFYAVPLLTVVIYGLIRPGCSWMLDWTLFLAGATAQAQWCHIGASLHSRTPFTYRVPTDKLWTVITFNVLLAVVPTLLALHCHNSPAYFMKPVPKGQSNSNKKKN from the exons ATGAGGCTGCCTGAGGAAGTATGCGTGTTGGGCCTCTCCCTTCTGGCTCCTGCAGTTTTGTACACCATGAACAATGTCCCTGCACTCCAGGA GCCTTTGCTCATCCTGGGAATTGGAGTAGCTGTCTTGGGATCCGTTCTTCTTCTACACCACCTCCTAACTGTGCGACATAAAAAGACGGTGGATCCTTTATTTTACG TGTTTGCTGAGTTTTCCTTCACTTGTCTGGTGGGCCTGACTAATGCACTGGAGCAGGATGGCTTCATATCTGGCTTCATGGGCTTCTACATCAAGATG GGTGAGCCTCATCTGAGGACTGCGTATGCCGTGATGATGTCATACTGGGAAGGCGTTGTTCACTTTTTTCTCTTCTTAATCATCATCCACCGCATATTCAGAGG GAAGTCCTACCGCAGCCTGGCACTGCTTTGGGTGGGATCCTCCATCGCGCATCAACTTGTTCACATCCCTGGAGTGGTTGTAG gtaAACATGGATCCAATATCCGTCCAGCTTTTTGGAGGAACATTCCCTTCTTTTTAGCACCTTTCTGGGCAGCTTTCATCCTTTTTAACAGGCCCAGACAGATGCCAATCATCACGGCAGACaag ATCACAACCCAACAAAAGAAAAGTCTACTATCTCGTCCTCTTGACCTGCAGCTCACAGTGTTGCTACTCGGAGCTGTGGCCTTCTCTGTTTTTCGAGGCTTT GTGGTGCTGGATTGTCCTCTAGATTTGTGcttcaaatacatttatcagtttgagccATACCTCAAAGATCCTGTGGGCTTCCCCAGAGTCATG ATGCTGGTTTATTTGTTCTACGCTGTGCCCCTGCTGACAGTCGTCATCTATGGTCTTATAAGACCAGGCTGCAGCTGGATGCTGGACTGGACTCTCTTCCTTGCTGGTGCCACCGCCCAG GCCCAGTGGTGCCACATCGGAGCATCTCTACACTCCCGCACCCCCTTCACATACAGAGTCCCAACAGACAAATTGTGGACTGTTATCACCTTCAACGTGCTGCTTGCTGTTGTGCCTACTCTGCTGGCTCTCCACTGCCACAACAGTCCCGCTTATTTCATGAAACCTGTTCCCAAAGGACAGAGCAATAGCAACAAGAAGAAAAACTAG